The DNA window CGCTATTGCCGATCACGATTGCGGCCACCGCCGCCCCGCCGATCACCATCATTTCGATGGGGAGCGCATGAAGCACGGCGCCGATATCACCACCGGAAATGATGAACCCTCCGAACACCATAACCAGAAGAATGACGAGACCGATTGCAACCATCATGACGGATAAATCCCTGTAGATCGCCGGGAACGGATGATCCGTCCGGCAGTGATCGGCTGAACGGCAGCCGGGTCGACTAGGTTAACGGCCACCGCGTCCTTCCATTAAGGCTGTTTTCAGACCGCGGGCGGCGATTAGCGGAGATAATCCATCAGCGATCTCTGCTCGATTTTCGCATACACCGCTTGTGCCGCCTCCAGCGAAACCTGGAGCGCCTGGAGACGGGTGATCGCTTCGCTGACATCGACCTCCTCAATCTCCTTGCGGCGACTGGCGAGAACGATGCGGCTTTCCGAATATTGCTCGCGCGCGCTGTTGAGACGGCCCTTCACGACGCCCTGCTCGGTCAGCATCTGGGTCATGTGATCGATGACCTTGTCGACCGGGCGTAGCATGCCTTCGCGTTCCGGCTGCGTGCCGGTGCGCATCGCATCGATCGCATCCTGAAACAGCTGTTCGATCGATGTCGTACCGCCGCTTCCGTCCGGAATGTTTTCCGCGATACGGGCATAGGTCGGGGAAGCGACGACATTGCGGGTCCCGCCGATCGGAACTTCAATCGCGATCGTCCCGAACAACTTGCCCCCGAACGGATCGCCCTGGTCGAGGATATCCCGGAAGTTGGCCCGGATGCCTTCCAGCTCGATCGCAATGCCCTCCCGGTCCACGGCGCTGACCGAATCATTGTTCGAAAGCACGATCAGTTCTTTTGCGCGCGTAAGGCCCGCTGCGATCTCGTTCATGCTCGATTCCGCCTGAACGGCGCGGGTTTCGGCACGTCCAATATTGGCCGTGGACGCCGCCTCGTCTGTCTGCTGTCGCGCGATGAGCGAGAGTTCCAGCCAGCCCTGCGGATCGTCCGAAGGAAGCACCAGCCGCTTGCCGCTGGAAATAGCCTCCTGCTGCTCGGCGATCGCC is part of the Novosphingopyxis iocasae genome and encodes:
- a CDS encoding flagellin, which gives rise to MVQSINRNRPRDAVQAQLNLGKAIAEQQEAISSGKRLVLPSDDPQGWLELSLIARQQTDEAASTANIGRAETRAVQAESSMNEIAAGLTRAKELIVLSNNDSVSAVDREGIAIELEGIRANFRDILDQGDPFGGKLFGTIAIEVPIGGTRNVVASPTYARIAENIPDGSGGTTSIEQLFQDAIDAMRTGTQPEREGMLRPVDKVIDHMTQMLTEQGVVKGRLNSAREQYSESRIVLASRRKEIEEVDVSEAITRLQALQVSLEAAQAVYAKIEQRSLMDYLR